In the Hordeum vulgare subsp. vulgare chromosome 7H, MorexV3_pseudomolecules_assembly, whole genome shotgun sequence genome, one interval contains:
- the LOC123408922 gene encoding uncharacterized protein LOC123408922 isoform X4: protein MSSTGARCSSFSGNEGFIACSCSRLPISPQVLYLIHVPVSCYLRATGGGTVGRVLAAATRARLPAAIPATRAAGSAARVAKTPPATSATSSVAAGAAKKTSPTPSAAPWVGSATSSVAAGAAKKTSPTPSAAPRAGSVTSSVSAGAAKKTSPTPSAAPRAGSATPSAAARAAKTKTGPDPAAAPPAGSATPPTIPSMDPVKAVNDAISKVETPVFFPSRIANTYNEIVKLLPHAGWPAYLLEKYSEKGCSDVCPFTGNGEFSPFPVQRPAVTVQKPAVAVQVPVEVDEKHHAEEDKGDAEVGEKQPADGENACFFHEIGKKASDLLYKDYTSGLKLIADCKVLDTAVLLSGGSEQIGKPSLRFELSSDTKLIKLTIDNVLRPGLKGLLSIPISSGSSSKADDGCV from the exons ATGAGCTCAACCGGCGCGCGCTGCTCTTCGTTCTCGGGTAACGAGGGTTTCATCGCTTGTTCTTGCTCTCGTCTCCCAATCTCTCCCCAGGTTCTTTACCTCATCCATGTCCCCGTGTCGTGCTACCTCAGGGCCACGGGCGGCGGCACGGTGGGCCGAGTTCTTGCGGCCGCCACGCGCGCCAGGCTGCCTGCCGCCATACCAGCCACACGGGCTGCCGGAAGTGCCGCGAGAGTGGCGAAGACGCCCCCCGCCACTTCTGCTACCTCGTCGGTTGCTGCGGGAGCAGCCAAGAAGACGTCGCCGACCCCTTCCGCCGCACCCTGGGTGGGTTCTGCTACCTCGTCGGTTGCTGCGGGAGCAGCCAAGAAGACTTCCCCGACCCCTTCCGCCGCACCCCGGGCGGGTTCTGTTACCTCGTCGGTTTCTGCGGGAGCAGCCAAGAAGACTTCCCCGACCCCTTCCGCCGCACCCCGGGCGGGTTCTGCTACCCCGTCGGCTGCTGCGAGAGCAGCGAAGACGAAGACGGGGCCCGACCCTGCCGCTGCACCCCCGGCGGGTTCTGCTACCCCACCGACTATCCCTTCCATG GATCccgtgaaagcagtaaatgatgccaTCTCGAAGGTCGAAACTCCTGTTTTCTTCCCTTCCAGGATCGCTAACACTTACAATGAGATCGTAAAATTACTACCTCATGCCGGATGGCCTGCATATCTTTTGGAGAAATATTCTGAAAAAGGATGCTCTGATGTTTGTCCTTTCACTG GTAATGGTGAGTTCTCCCCGTTTCCTGTCCAGAGACCAGCAGTGACTGTCCAGAAGCCAGCAGTGGCTGTCCAGGTGCCTGTAGAGGTAGATGAGAAGCATCATGCAGAGGAAGACAAGGGGGATGCAGAGGTTGGTGAGAAGCAGCCTGCAGATGGAGAGAATGCTTGCTTTTTTCATGAGATTGGCAAAAAGGCTTCTG ATTTGCTGTACAAGGACTATACTTCCGGGCTGAAGTTGATAGCTGACTGTAAAGTGCTTGATACTGCT GTTCTTCTGTCTGGTGGCTCTGAGCAAATTGGAAAACCATCTTTGAGATTTGAGTTGTCATCTGATACAAAG CTTATCAAACTTACAATTGATAATGTGTTGAGGCCTGGTTTGAAGGGACTCCTGTCTATTCCTATCTCCTCCGGGAGCTCATCAAAG GCGGACGATGGCTGTGTATGA
- the LOC123412269 gene encoding omega-amidase, chloroplastic-like isoform X1, with the protein MPQVAQYKVALCQLPVSPDKHGNIARARARIEAAATAGAKLVVLPEVWSCPYAMETMPSYAEDIDGGRSPSVSMLSEVAAASKITIVGGSVPEVASGQLFNTCCVVGPDGEIKAKHRKLHLFGIDIPGDINFRESDTFTAGQEPTVVDTDVGRIGIGICHDIRFPELAMLYRSRGAHLICYPSAFNMSTGQLLWDLMQKSRAVDNQLFVATCSPARDPNSQSDFVAWGHSSLIGPFGEVLAAAGHEDATVIGEIDLSLIRAVRENLCRENLPLETQGRGDLYRLIDVQRECSS; encoded by the exons ATGCCACAGGTAGCACAGTACAAGGTCGCGCTATGCCAGCTGCCGGTTTCCCCAGACAAGCACGGCAACATCGCCCGCGCGCGCGCCCGCATCGAGGCCGCCGCAACCGCCGGCGCCAAGCTCGTCGTCCTGCCG GAAGTATGGAGCTGCCCCTACGCGATGGAGACCATGCCGAGCTACGCCGAGGACATCGACGGCGGCCGGTCGCCGTCGGTCTCCATGCTGTCGGAGGTGGCCGCGGCCAGCAAGATCACCATCGTCGGCGGATCCGTACCCGAGGTGGCTTCGGGGCAGCTGTTCAACACCTGCTGCGTGGTCGGGCCTGATGGGGAGATCAAGGCCAAGCACAGGAAG CTGCATCTGTTTGGAATTGACATCCCCGGAGACATCAATTTCAGGGAATCCGATACCTTCACTGCTGGGCAAGAACCCACCGTGGTTGACACAG ACGTTGGACGGATTGGGATTGGGATTTGTCATGACATCAGATTTCCAGAACTGGCAATGCTGTACCGATCAAGAG GTGCACACTTGATATGTTACCCTTCTGCATTCAACATGAGCACCGGGCAGCTCCTCTGGGACCTTATGCAGAAGTCCAG GGCTGTTGACAATCAG CTGTTCGTGGCGACCTGCTCACCCGCACGAGACCCCAACTCGCAGTCGGACTTCGTGGCCTGGGGCCACTCAAGCCTCATCGGACCA TTTGGCGAGGTTCTTGCGGCGGCAGGGCACGAGGACGCGACCGTCATCGGCGAGATCGACCTGTCTTTGATTCGAGCTGTTAG GGAAAATCTGTGCAGGGAGAACCTCCCTTTGGAAACGCAAGGCAGAGGGGATCTGTACAGGCTGATCGATGTCCAAAGGGAATGTTCGAGCTAG
- the LOC123412269 gene encoding omega-amidase, chloroplastic-like isoform X2: MPQVAQYKVALCQLPVSPDKHGNIARARARIEAAATAGAKLVVLPEVWSCPYAMETMPSYAEDIDGGRSPSVSMLSEVAAASKITIVGGSVPEVASGQLFNTCCVVGPDGEIKAKHRKLHLFGIDIPGDINFRESDTFTAGQEPTVVDTDVGRIGIGICHDIRFPELAMLYRSRGAHLICYPSAFNMSTGQLLWDLMQKSRAVDNQLFVATCSPARDPNSQSDFVAWGHSSLIGPFGEVLAAAGHEDATVIGEIDLSLIRAVRENLPLETQGRGDLYRLIDVQRECSS; encoded by the exons ATGCCACAGGTAGCACAGTACAAGGTCGCGCTATGCCAGCTGCCGGTTTCCCCAGACAAGCACGGCAACATCGCCCGCGCGCGCGCCCGCATCGAGGCCGCCGCAACCGCCGGCGCCAAGCTCGTCGTCCTGCCG GAAGTATGGAGCTGCCCCTACGCGATGGAGACCATGCCGAGCTACGCCGAGGACATCGACGGCGGCCGGTCGCCGTCGGTCTCCATGCTGTCGGAGGTGGCCGCGGCCAGCAAGATCACCATCGTCGGCGGATCCGTACCCGAGGTGGCTTCGGGGCAGCTGTTCAACACCTGCTGCGTGGTCGGGCCTGATGGGGAGATCAAGGCCAAGCACAGGAAG CTGCATCTGTTTGGAATTGACATCCCCGGAGACATCAATTTCAGGGAATCCGATACCTTCACTGCTGGGCAAGAACCCACCGTGGTTGACACAG ACGTTGGACGGATTGGGATTGGGATTTGTCATGACATCAGATTTCCAGAACTGGCAATGCTGTACCGATCAAGAG GTGCACACTTGATATGTTACCCTTCTGCATTCAACATGAGCACCGGGCAGCTCCTCTGGGACCTTATGCAGAAGTCCAG GGCTGTTGACAATCAG CTGTTCGTGGCGACCTGCTCACCCGCACGAGACCCCAACTCGCAGTCGGACTTCGTGGCCTGGGGCCACTCAAGCCTCATCGGACCA TTTGGCGAGGTTCTTGCGGCGGCAGGGCACGAGGACGCGACCGTCATCGGCGAGATCGACCTGTCTTTGATTCGAGCTGTTAG GGAGAACCTCCCTTTGGAAACGCAAGGCAGAGGGGATCTGTACAGGCTGATCGATGTCCAAAGGGAATGTTCGAGCTAG
- the LOC123408922 gene encoding uncharacterized protein LOC123408922 isoform X2, with translation MAESDFRLRPPVRATGGGTVGRVLAAATRARLPAAIPATRAAGSAARVAKTPPATSATSSVAAGAAKKTSPTPSAAPWVGSATSSVAAGAAKKTSPTPSAAPRAGSVTSSVSAGAAKKTSPTPSAAPRAGSATPSAAARAAKTKTGPDPAAAPPAGSATPPTIPSMDPVKAVNDAISKVETPVFFPSRIANTYNEIVKLLPHAGWPAYLLEKYSEKGCSDVCPFTGNGEFSPFPVQRPAVTVQKPAVAVQVPVEVDEKHHAEEDKGDAEVGEKQPADGENACFFHEIGKKASDLLYKDYTSGLKLIADCKVLDTAVLLSGGSEQIGKPSLRFELSSDTKLIKLTIDNVLRPGLKGLLSIPISSGSSSKVDLHCRHLGACITGSSELQGSPIVCLSAVIGTRNIALGADFSLVTKSLNALGAADSVETKLLRFPKYTCGLILSEGDVDASFTMENADILTATYYKKLDETTSIGAKAQRVLSLNDNSLEVGFSHALDPNTTVKAKLSSDGAVSVLLRYDPKPKCYIAFSAESKTQASQKETKFGLCVVLGA, from the exons ATGGCGGAATCGGATTTCCGTCTTCGACCGCCAGTGAG GGCCACGGGCGGCGGCACGGTGGGCCGAGTTCTTGCGGCCGCCACGCGCGCCAGGCTGCCTGCCGCCATACCAGCCACACGGGCTGCCGGAAGTGCCGCGAGAGTGGCGAAGACGCCCCCCGCCACTTCTGCTACCTCGTCGGTTGCTGCGGGAGCAGCCAAGAAGACGTCGCCGACCCCTTCCGCCGCACCCTGGGTGGGTTCTGCTACCTCGTCGGTTGCTGCGGGAGCAGCCAAGAAGACTTCCCCGACCCCTTCCGCCGCACCCCGGGCGGGTTCTGTTACCTCGTCGGTTTCTGCGGGAGCAGCCAAGAAGACTTCCCCGACCCCTTCCGCCGCACCCCGGGCGGGTTCTGCTACCCCGTCGGCTGCTGCGAGAGCAGCGAAGACGAAGACGGGGCCCGACCCTGCCGCTGCACCCCCGGCGGGTTCTGCTACCCCACCGACTATCCCTTCCATG GATCccgtgaaagcagtaaatgatgccaTCTCGAAGGTCGAAACTCCTGTTTTCTTCCCTTCCAGGATCGCTAACACTTACAATGAGATCGTAAAATTACTACCTCATGCCGGATGGCCTGCATATCTTTTGGAGAAATATTCTGAAAAAGGATGCTCTGATGTTTGTCCTTTCACTG GTAATGGTGAGTTCTCCCCGTTTCCTGTCCAGAGACCAGCAGTGACTGTCCAGAAGCCAGCAGTGGCTGTCCAGGTGCCTGTAGAGGTAGATGAGAAGCATCATGCAGAGGAAGACAAGGGGGATGCAGAGGTTGGTGAGAAGCAGCCTGCAGATGGAGAGAATGCTTGCTTTTTTCATGAGATTGGCAAAAAGGCTTCTG ATTTGCTGTACAAGGACTATACTTCCGGGCTGAAGTTGATAGCTGACTGTAAAGTGCTTGATACTGCT GTTCTTCTGTCTGGTGGCTCTGAGCAAATTGGAAAACCATCTTTGAGATTTGAGTTGTCATCTGATACAAAG CTTATCAAACTTACAATTGATAATGTGTTGAGGCCTGGTTTGAAGGGACTCCTGTCTATTCCTATCTCCTCCGGGAGCTCATCAAAG GTTGATCTTCATTGTCGCCACCTTGGTGCCTGTATAACTGGAAGTTCTGAGCTACAGGGATCGCCAATAGTTTGCTTATCTGCCGTGATTGGCACAAGAAACATTGCTTTAGGTGCTGACTTTTCGCTCGTCACGAAGTCCCTTAATGCTTTGGGTGCTGCTGACTCCGTTGAAACCAAGCTCCTGAGATTTCCCAAGTACACCTGTGGTTTAATTTTGTCAGAAGGAGACGTGGACGCTTCTTTCACAAT GGAAAATGCCGACATTCTCACAGCAACTTACTACAAGAAGCTAGATGAGACGACCTCCATTGGTGCCAAGGCGCAACGTGTTCTGTCTTTGAATGACAACTCTCTTGAAGTTGGCTTTTCTCATGCCCTGGATCCGAACACGACTGTGAAGGCGAAGCTTAGCAGTGATGGAGCAGTGAGCGTCCTGCTCCGATATGACCCCAAGCCCAAATGCTACATCGCCTTCTCCGCTGAGTCCAAGACCCAAGCCTCTCAGAAGGAAACCAAGTTTGGTTTATGTGTTGTGCTAGGGGCGTGA
- the LOC123408326 gene encoding probable uridine nucleosidase 2 — translation MSMAAVTKKKKVIIDTDPGIDDAMAIFVALRSTELEVVGLTTIFGNVYTALATRNALHLLETAGRTDIPVAEGSHVTIKKATKLRIASFVHGSDGLGNQNFHPPIGKAVEQSVAAFLVEQANLYPGQVTVVALGPLTNLALAVELDPSFPKKIGQIIILGGAYSVNGNVNPAAKANPPATPFPAPHPSPPPCAHHSPEPRTATAPELLYQPRRPTRLTDAIQRLHCRRLTPFPRPPEAPRPRSAAPSPRRSPSCCHVYPLPE, via the exons ATGTCCATGGCCGCCGTAACTAAGAAGAAGAAGGTCATCATCGACACCGACCCAGGGATCG ATGATGCCATGGCCATCTTCGTGGCGCTGAGGTCGACGGAGCTGGAGGTGGTTGGCCTCACCACCATCTTCGGCAACGTCTACACCGCCCTCGCCACCCGCAACGCGCTGCACCTC CTGGAGACCGCTGGGAGGACCGACATCCCCGTCGCGGAGGGTTCCCATGTAACAATCAAG AAAGCCACCAAGCTACGGATTGCCAGCTTCGTCCACGGTTCGGATGGCCTCGGCAACCAGAACTTCCATCCGCCGATCGGCAAGGCGGTGGAGCAGTCCGTCGCCGCCTTCCTTGTCGAGCAGGCGAACCTCTACCCCGGACAAGTAACCGTCGTCGCCCTCGGCCCCCTCACCAACCTCGCGTTGGCCGTCGAGCTTGACCCTTCTTTCCCCAAGAAGATTGGGCAGATCATTATCCTGGGTGGTGCTTATTCAGTTAATGGAAATGTCAACCCTGCAGCTAAGGCAAAT CCCCCGGCCACCCCGTTCCCAGCACCCCACCcctcaccgccgccctgcgcacaCCACTCGCCGGAGCCGAGGACCGCCACCGCCCCCGAGCTCCTTTACCAGCCCCGCCGCCCCACTCGCCTTACCGACGCCATCCAGAGGCTCCACTGCCGCCGCCTCACCCCGTTTCCCCGACCACCCGAAGCTCCACGcccccgcagcgccgccccgtcgCCCCGCCGGAGCCCGAGCTGCTGCCACGTCTACCCCCTCCCGGAGTAG
- the LOC123412269 gene encoding omega-amidase, chloroplastic-like isoform X3, with protein sequence METMPSYAEDIDGGRSPSVSMLSEVAAASKITIVGGSVPEVASGQLFNTCCVVGPDGEIKAKHRKLHLFGIDIPGDINFRESDTFTAGQEPTVVDTDVGRIGIGICHDIRFPELAMLYRSRGAHLICYPSAFNMSTGQLLWDLMQKSRAVDNQLFVATCSPARDPNSQSDFVAWGHSSLIGPFGEVLAAAGHEDATVIGEIDLSLIRAVRENLCRENLPLETQGRGDLYRLIDVQRECSS encoded by the exons ATGGAGACCATGCCGAGCTACGCCGAGGACATCGACGGCGGCCGGTCGCCGTCGGTCTCCATGCTGTCGGAGGTGGCCGCGGCCAGCAAGATCACCATCGTCGGCGGATCCGTACCCGAGGTGGCTTCGGGGCAGCTGTTCAACACCTGCTGCGTGGTCGGGCCTGATGGGGAGATCAAGGCCAAGCACAGGAAG CTGCATCTGTTTGGAATTGACATCCCCGGAGACATCAATTTCAGGGAATCCGATACCTTCACTGCTGGGCAAGAACCCACCGTGGTTGACACAG ACGTTGGACGGATTGGGATTGGGATTTGTCATGACATCAGATTTCCAGAACTGGCAATGCTGTACCGATCAAGAG GTGCACACTTGATATGTTACCCTTCTGCATTCAACATGAGCACCGGGCAGCTCCTCTGGGACCTTATGCAGAAGTCCAG GGCTGTTGACAATCAG CTGTTCGTGGCGACCTGCTCACCCGCACGAGACCCCAACTCGCAGTCGGACTTCGTGGCCTGGGGCCACTCAAGCCTCATCGGACCA TTTGGCGAGGTTCTTGCGGCGGCAGGGCACGAGGACGCGACCGTCATCGGCGAGATCGACCTGTCTTTGATTCGAGCTGTTAG GGAAAATCTGTGCAGGGAGAACCTCCCTTTGGAAACGCAAGGCAGAGGGGATCTGTACAGGCTGATCGATGTCCAAAGGGAATGTTCGAGCTAG
- the LOC123408922 gene encoding uncharacterized protein LOC123408922 isoform X1, with the protein MSSTGARCSSFSGNEGFIACSCSRLPISPQVLYLIHVPVSCYLRATGGGTVGRVLAAATRARLPAAIPATRAAGSAARVAKTPPATSATSSVAAGAAKKTSPTPSAAPWVGSATSSVAAGAAKKTSPTPSAAPRAGSVTSSVSAGAAKKTSPTPSAAPRAGSATPSAAARAAKTKTGPDPAAAPPAGSATPPTIPSMDPVKAVNDAISKVETPVFFPSRIANTYNEIVKLLPHAGWPAYLLEKYSEKGCSDVCPFTGNGEFSPFPVQRPAVTVQKPAVAVQVPVEVDEKHHAEEDKGDAEVGEKQPADGENACFFHEIGKKASDLLYKDYTSGLKLIADCKVLDTAVLLSGGSEQIGKPSLRFELSSDTKLIKLTIDNVLRPGLKGLLSIPISSGSSSKVDLHCRHLGACITGSSELQGSPIVCLSAVIGTRNIALGADFSLVTKSLNALGAADSVETKLLRFPKYTCGLILSEGDVDASFTMENADILTATYYKKLDETTSIGAKAQRVLSLNDNSLEVGFSHALDPNTTVKAKLSSDGAVSVLLRYDPKPKCYIAFSAESKTQASQKETKFGLCVVLGA; encoded by the exons ATGAGCTCAACCGGCGCGCGCTGCTCTTCGTTCTCGGGTAACGAGGGTTTCATCGCTTGTTCTTGCTCTCGTCTCCCAATCTCTCCCCAGGTTCTTTACCTCATCCATGTCCCCGTGTCGTGCTACCTCAGGGCCACGGGCGGCGGCACGGTGGGCCGAGTTCTTGCGGCCGCCACGCGCGCCAGGCTGCCTGCCGCCATACCAGCCACACGGGCTGCCGGAAGTGCCGCGAGAGTGGCGAAGACGCCCCCCGCCACTTCTGCTACCTCGTCGGTTGCTGCGGGAGCAGCCAAGAAGACGTCGCCGACCCCTTCCGCCGCACCCTGGGTGGGTTCTGCTACCTCGTCGGTTGCTGCGGGAGCAGCCAAGAAGACTTCCCCGACCCCTTCCGCCGCACCCCGGGCGGGTTCTGTTACCTCGTCGGTTTCTGCGGGAGCAGCCAAGAAGACTTCCCCGACCCCTTCCGCCGCACCCCGGGCGGGTTCTGCTACCCCGTCGGCTGCTGCGAGAGCAGCGAAGACGAAGACGGGGCCCGACCCTGCCGCTGCACCCCCGGCGGGTTCTGCTACCCCACCGACTATCCCTTCCATG GATCccgtgaaagcagtaaatgatgccaTCTCGAAGGTCGAAACTCCTGTTTTCTTCCCTTCCAGGATCGCTAACACTTACAATGAGATCGTAAAATTACTACCTCATGCCGGATGGCCTGCATATCTTTTGGAGAAATATTCTGAAAAAGGATGCTCTGATGTTTGTCCTTTCACTG GTAATGGTGAGTTCTCCCCGTTTCCTGTCCAGAGACCAGCAGTGACTGTCCAGAAGCCAGCAGTGGCTGTCCAGGTGCCTGTAGAGGTAGATGAGAAGCATCATGCAGAGGAAGACAAGGGGGATGCAGAGGTTGGTGAGAAGCAGCCTGCAGATGGAGAGAATGCTTGCTTTTTTCATGAGATTGGCAAAAAGGCTTCTG ATTTGCTGTACAAGGACTATACTTCCGGGCTGAAGTTGATAGCTGACTGTAAAGTGCTTGATACTGCT GTTCTTCTGTCTGGTGGCTCTGAGCAAATTGGAAAACCATCTTTGAGATTTGAGTTGTCATCTGATACAAAG CTTATCAAACTTACAATTGATAATGTGTTGAGGCCTGGTTTGAAGGGACTCCTGTCTATTCCTATCTCCTCCGGGAGCTCATCAAAG GTTGATCTTCATTGTCGCCACCTTGGTGCCTGTATAACTGGAAGTTCTGAGCTACAGGGATCGCCAATAGTTTGCTTATCTGCCGTGATTGGCACAAGAAACATTGCTTTAGGTGCTGACTTTTCGCTCGTCACGAAGTCCCTTAATGCTTTGGGTGCTGCTGACTCCGTTGAAACCAAGCTCCTGAGATTTCCCAAGTACACCTGTGGTTTAATTTTGTCAGAAGGAGACGTGGACGCTTCTTTCACAAT GGAAAATGCCGACATTCTCACAGCAACTTACTACAAGAAGCTAGATGAGACGACCTCCATTGGTGCCAAGGCGCAACGTGTTCTGTCTTTGAATGACAACTCTCTTGAAGTTGGCTTTTCTCATGCCCTGGATCCGAACACGACTGTGAAGGCGAAGCTTAGCAGTGATGGAGCAGTGAGCGTCCTGCTCCGATATGACCCCAAGCCCAAATGCTACATCGCCTTCTCCGCTGAGTCCAAGACCCAAGCCTCTCAGAAGGAAACCAAGTTTGGTTTATGTGTTGTGCTAGGGGCGTGA
- the LOC123408922 gene encoding uncharacterized protein LOC123408922 isoform X3, giving the protein MSSTGARCSSFSGNEGFIACSCSRLPISPQVLYLIHVPVSCYLRATGGGTVGRVLAAATRARLPAAIPATRAAGSAARVAKTPPATSATSSVAAGAAKKTSPTPSAAPWVGSATSSVAAGAAKKTSPTPSAAPRAGSVTSSVSAGAAKKTSPTPSAAPRAGSATPSAAARAAKTKTGPDPAAAPPAGSATPPTIPSMDPVKAVNDAISKVETPVFFPSRIANTYNEIVKLLPHAGWPAYLLEKYSEKGCSDVCPFTGNGEFSPFPVQRPAVTVQKPAVAVQVPVEVDEKHHAEEDKGDAEVGEKQPADGENACFFHEIGKKASDLLYKDYTSGLKLIADCKVLDTAVLLSGGSEQIGKPSLRFELSSDTKLIKLTIDNVLRPGLKGLLSIPISSGSSSKVDSGCV; this is encoded by the exons ATGAGCTCAACCGGCGCGCGCTGCTCTTCGTTCTCGGGTAACGAGGGTTTCATCGCTTGTTCTTGCTCTCGTCTCCCAATCTCTCCCCAGGTTCTTTACCTCATCCATGTCCCCGTGTCGTGCTACCTCAGGGCCACGGGCGGCGGCACGGTGGGCCGAGTTCTTGCGGCCGCCACGCGCGCCAGGCTGCCTGCCGCCATACCAGCCACACGGGCTGCCGGAAGTGCCGCGAGAGTGGCGAAGACGCCCCCCGCCACTTCTGCTACCTCGTCGGTTGCTGCGGGAGCAGCCAAGAAGACGTCGCCGACCCCTTCCGCCGCACCCTGGGTGGGTTCTGCTACCTCGTCGGTTGCTGCGGGAGCAGCCAAGAAGACTTCCCCGACCCCTTCCGCCGCACCCCGGGCGGGTTCTGTTACCTCGTCGGTTTCTGCGGGAGCAGCCAAGAAGACTTCCCCGACCCCTTCCGCCGCACCCCGGGCGGGTTCTGCTACCCCGTCGGCTGCTGCGAGAGCAGCGAAGACGAAGACGGGGCCCGACCCTGCCGCTGCACCCCCGGCGGGTTCTGCTACCCCACCGACTATCCCTTCCATG GATCccgtgaaagcagtaaatgatgccaTCTCGAAGGTCGAAACTCCTGTTTTCTTCCCTTCCAGGATCGCTAACACTTACAATGAGATCGTAAAATTACTACCTCATGCCGGATGGCCTGCATATCTTTTGGAGAAATATTCTGAAAAAGGATGCTCTGATGTTTGTCCTTTCACTG GTAATGGTGAGTTCTCCCCGTTTCCTGTCCAGAGACCAGCAGTGACTGTCCAGAAGCCAGCAGTGGCTGTCCAGGTGCCTGTAGAGGTAGATGAGAAGCATCATGCAGAGGAAGACAAGGGGGATGCAGAGGTTGGTGAGAAGCAGCCTGCAGATGGAGAGAATGCTTGCTTTTTTCATGAGATTGGCAAAAAGGCTTCTG ATTTGCTGTACAAGGACTATACTTCCGGGCTGAAGTTGATAGCTGACTGTAAAGTGCTTGATACTGCT GTTCTTCTGTCTGGTGGCTCTGAGCAAATTGGAAAACCATCTTTGAGATTTGAGTTGTCATCTGATACAAAG CTTATCAAACTTACAATTGATAATGTGTTGAGGCCTGGTTTGAAGGGACTCCTGTCTATTCCTATCTCCTCCGGGAGCTCATCAAAG GTGGACAGTGGCTGTGTATGA